CTATCGTCACCTTTTTCCATCAAGTCGGGTCTATGGTGATAGGTAATGGCGTCTCTTATCTCCTTGGGAAAGTTCCAGAGAGATGCTATTTCTCCGCCAAGTTCTGCATGATTAATGCCGATTACCTTTTCTTCCGCTTCAAGAAAGGCATATCCCTGATTCGAGACAAGATCCATGATCTCTTGAAACGACTCATGGACAAATTCCCCCAGCACAACCTTCCCGATATCATGTAGCAGACCTGCTGTAAAAAGCTCGGGGGCCTCACGATCATAGATCTTTTTGGCCAGAATCTGGGACATCAGGGCCACCCCTACGGAATGTTCCCACAGTTTGGTTGCCTCCCAGTAATACCCCTTGACCTTCTTATAGTATCTTGAGGTCCCTGCCGTATAGACTACATTGAGGATGTTTTTCCGTCCCAGATAGACGACTGCCTCGCGCGGGGAATTTACCTTGTACCGGATACCGAAATATGGCGAGTTGCACATTTTGAGGATATTTGCCGTTATTGACTGATCGTATTT
The window above is part of the Deltaproteobacteria bacterium genome. Proteins encoded here:
- a CDS encoding phosphohydrolase, which translates into the protein MISDKILKSINNLPAFPATVHRVSEVISDPDFSVGDLVNVIKYDQSITANILKMCNSPYFGIRYKVNSPREAVVYLGRKNILNVVYTAGTSRYYKKVKGYYWEATKLWEHSVGVALMSQILAKKIYDREAPELFTAGLLHDIGKVVLGEFVHESFQEIMDLVSNQGYAFLEAEEKVIGINHAELGGEIASLWNFPKEIRDAITYHHRPDLMEKGDDSIPWLIYLADQACMMMGIGGGADGLAYRGLKEVINKFGLRQRDFEESIVLLLKDLDEAKELLDLAENE